A window of the Phaenicophaeus curvirostris isolate KB17595 unplaced genomic scaffold, BPBGC_Pcur_1.0 scaffold_50, whole genome shotgun sequence genome harbors these coding sequences:
- the LOC138733947 gene encoding DDB1- and CUL4-associated factor 11-like, with translation MGSLWVPIGSLWGLYGVPMGLYSPYRSLFSIGPGGSPGAGSQGGKGRSSCGGAGPHPDHVTRRLQQREWGRSFSAVEQNRLSSRFLPNAEVFAAAYPHKAFCGVFNGDSSLFVSACQDHSLRVYGAAGRGLRLLRSTQGRDVGWSILDVAFTPDGRHGLYCSWSPYVHAFNIHGEDETHMAMDLRPPDRRFALFSLAVGPGGQEVWGGANNGCVYTAASTSTT, from the exons atggggtctctatgggtccctattgggtctctgtggggtctctacggggtccctatgggtctctatagccCCTATAGGTCTCTGTTCTCTATAGGTCCCGGTGGATCCCCCGGAGCTGGAAGCCAAGGGGGGAAGGGCCGATCCAG CTGCGGGGGGGCGGGCCCCCACCCCGATCACGTGACCCGGAGGCTGCAACAG CGCGAGTGGGGCCGCAGCTTCTCGGCCGTGGAGCAGAACCGCCTGAGCTCTCG ATTCCTGCCCAACGCCGAGGTGTTCGCGGCCGCCTACCCCCACAAGGCTTTCTGCGGCGTCTTCAACGGCGACAGCTCCCTCTTCGTCTCCGCCTGCCAAG ACCACTCCCTGCGTGTGtacggggcggcggggcgggggctgcggctgctgcGCTCCACGCAGGGCCGCGACGTGGGCTGGAGCATCCTGGATGTGGCCTTCACCCCCGACGGCCGCCACGGCCTCTACTGCAGCTGGTCCCCCTACG TTCACGCATTCAACATCCACGGGGAGGACGAGACCCACATGGCCATGGATCTGCG ccccccggaTCGGCGCTTCGCGCTCTTCTCTCTGGCcgtggggccgggggggcagGAGGTTTGGGGCGGCGCCAACAACGGCTGCGTCTACACAGCTGCGTCTACGTCTACGACCTAG